The Daphnia carinata strain CSIRO-1 chromosome 1, CSIRO_AGI_Dcar_HiC_V3, whole genome shotgun sequence sequence AAATTGTTATTGCCCGGTGTTTGAGGGTAGCGAATGGTTGTAGCTGGTGGATATGTGATGTATATCTCTTGCTGATTATAATTAGATGCTGGATATCCAGTTGGTTTGGGTACGCCATAATTATGAGGAGGTGGAGTGGGCCGAATGGGCTGCGGCTGGTAAGGTGGTCTGGCTGCAGGATAGCCAATATGTGGTGCCTTCGGTGGCCGGTAGCCTTTGAACGGTAGGCCGTTGTTGGGTTGAGGACGATGCGCCTTTATAGGATAGAATGTTCGACGTTCAGCCTGTGATGTGCCATAATCCGTGGACCATCGTTTCTTCAAACGATTAGGATTGAATGGATCTGATGTCAAACTATCAGTTGTGTTTGTTGGATTATGTTGGCTTGCGAATACAGGATTAGTTTGGTTAGAAGATGGGTCAGAACGGTCCACTTGAACAAGATCGGGAAGTTCGAAGGTGCCATTTGGTTTGTGAGAAAAATCACTGTTTTGCGAATCGACAAGCGTGGCTGATGTGAAGCGAATAACGTAAACGACAAGCAAACAACTGAATAGCGACCACCTGGCGCTATGACGCcacattttgaaatcaaacggGCTATAGGCGTTCGCCTCTGGTTTTAAAGGTTTGGCTTTTTTCGCCTAGCAGTAAACTGGAAATtggtgtttaaaaaaaaatacacggTTGAAAGCATTATTATCGACATTTCATCGTTTGACCCACATTTCAATTtccattggaaaaaaagaagaatgcaGTTTCAAACATTATCTCGGGGCGTCAACGACGTCATTGAGGATGTGACCTATCTGTCGCTGCGTATTGAAGAACCAGATGTGAACGAGAAAAGGAATGTTACCTGTTTTTTTGCCGGCTTTATTTGGGGCCATTTTCAGTGTGGATCCACCCTACCCgctttcgtttgtttcttaACTTTCTGTTGCCTTCTTTTTATACTGTCACGACAATAAATGTGTTATAGACTTACGCCCTTTTCTCGGGATTTGGCAAGAAAGCGTGAATCCGCACCTCGTATTCCCCGTTTGGTGACTCCCATCCTCTCCGCCAAGTGATTAAAAATCTCTTTGCGTCACGGAACAAACAGTGAGCCCTTACAATTTATCACTTGGAAAAGGGAGCTTTTCGGATTTTCTTAGGATTATATGACCCGTCTTTGAGATGCTACAAGTATTGTGGACCATTACGGACGTAATGGCATGTTTAAAGATGTAtgctaaaaaataaaggatcTGTTTAACAAGGGACGAAATAATAAACCGAACCAGTAAAACAAGTGGGCGCATCCGTAATCAAGGATGTAGCAAAATTCAATATAAGCGTATCGCTCGCTCTCTTAAGGTATGTAGTGGGTACAAGGTTCGGTAAGTTTCATGCAAAATGTTTCTCCTGTAAATGTTTAGCCTACtggaaatttaaagaaatttatgTTCCGTTAGCTCTTTATTTAAAGTGTCTTTCGTTCGTTGAAAATTTTAATCCGTGAAATTTGTTGCCATGGCGATTGGCGATACCGACAGAAATTGCAAAATAGTTATACCAGTCCCCATCTAGCGACGACAGACGATAGCTCTGACATCTACTCTGTGTTATTGTTTCGAGTTTGAAATATgattttatgtattttataaCAGTTTTTTTAGGATATGCGATAACATCAAATGTGTTAAAAACTGAGGGTAAAAAAGGTCTGAAGTGTAGTATCTAGCATTTTGGATTTAAGAAAAACTATAAAGATCTTTGGACATAGCTTATGATACACTTTGAAATCATGGAGCAAATAACTGTAAAAACATATGTGGAAAATAGTCccacaaataaaaattgttatcAAAATAAAGAACGATTTGTTAAATCAAAAACTGCAATAAAATcaagttatttattttttgcaccATTTCACGTTTTATGGCAACGTCGTCGGGTTttccgaaaataaaaagtggAAGCACTACCTTCGAGTAGACGAGTTACCCTACATCGCTAAGCACACTGTTGGGACGTGGGAGCTTGGAAACGCGTCAGATATAGCGAAGTAGTAAAGCAAGGGGTGAATCTGTATTGTGGTTTTGTATCAAATAACTCGGATGTAAACTGGATCACTATCGTACCAATCGTTTATATTCCTTTCGTGTTGGATGTCTTAACTTTGCCGTTAGTTTTCGCGTCTACTACTTTAAATGGACTAAGTAATTCGAGAGGGGAATAGCATCGTGAGAGGCGTGAAGAGGATAGTTCTAAGTTcgaaaagtgtttttttttttagtgataGAAATGGCGTCCTTAATTTCACAAGATATATGGAAAACGTGGGAAACACATGGCCACACTGAATTGTAAGTCAGTGCATCTTAGGTTTGattaggaaaaaaatgaagcaatCTGGAGTACATAGCTTCTTCATTGCTTGATTCATAAGAAAAACTTTGGTGTTTAGCAATTTagagattttttaaattgtatttgATGAAGTGGCCCATTAAAATACTTTTCTGATTATTTGCTCTAGTATGAAACTGCTTGCAGGCTGGATTGGTTCAGACAGTAGTAGTCTTCCTTCCATTGATAACAAAGGTTTGTCTCTAAATGATCTTGTGTTTCCTCATGTTATGTTATTATATATTTAGAGCTGTTTCGTGCCATATACGAGTTTTTTTGGCAAGCCATCAGAGGTGGAATAAAGAAGGATTTAGTTTTATCAGCCATTGGAGACATTTTGGTAAAATCCTTCAATTTTAACAATGTAATTGTATTCacaatttaaacatttttaaaacagGGTTTGCATGGTGATCTAGCATCAGTGACACTAGATGTTCTGAATGTCATTGATCATGAAACATTGGTAACTGAGAATAATGATGAAAGACAGAGATTGTGCAGCATGTTGAAGGAGCTGGAAAATTGGCTTAGTGATGCACTGATTAAAGAGCGGTTGGAAATTGATACCTTACAAGACTGCAGcttactaaaaacaaaaaagatattttacACTCGTTTCATCAAAGTGAAGACAAAGTTATTTTACAAGCAGCAAAAGTTCAACCTTTTACGAGAAGAGAGTGAGGGTTATGCCAAGCTTATAACTGAACTCAATCAAGAAATAGATGATACAATAACTCCTCTATACATTTTACAAGTAAAAATTATGAATTTCCATTGGATAAAGAATTTTGTCTTTCAACGTGCCCTTTATTTGTAAAGGTTATACAGTCTTTAATTGGCTGCTTCAACTTAGATCCCAATCGTGTATTGGATGTTATTCTTGAATCGTTTGAATGCCGGCCACAACTTCATAGTCGTCTTTTTGTTCCGCTAATTCGATCGTACATGTCCGATTCCCTGACTTTATGCGAAGTTTTAGGATTCAAATTTACGTCGTACGACCCGTCTTCTACGCCACGCTCTCTGTTCGTCATTACCGCGCTTTTACTGCAGCACGGTGTTATTCGCCTAGATGATATTTATCGTTGGCTTACACCCAAAGACAGCGAAATCGAGGAATCTGCTGCCAAAGAATTAGCAGACGCTAAAGAATACGCTCGCCGAATGAACATCATCAGTGTACCGAAAGAAGATGACAAAATTGAAGAATTAATTGAAGAAAGGGCACCGTACAACCAGAAGTTTGGATTATGCGAAGCTCTTCTTTCTATTGGAGCCTGGGAACAAGCTTCAACGCTTCTTAAGCGTCACCCAGAATTCTTCGTTACATCATATCGCCCAATCTCAAACAGTGTCTGCAAGCTCGTCGATTACGTCATTGAGCCAGTTTATCGTAAACGATGTTGCATTTCTCCGAAGCTTCCAGGAAAACCCGTTTTGGCGGTCGGTGTATGGAATTTTCCCAAGACAGCCAAGGAAATGAGTGAATTGAGAGAAACAGCGTTTCCAATGCTTCTCTCTTTGGGACCGCATTTATATAATGATCCCGTCCTCCTCCACAAATTAATTCGCTTGTGCAATACTGCATTGGACGATTGCGGGTTGAACAATTCGAAGAAAGTTCCAACCGAAATGGATTCACTATACTTTGACGTCCTAACTCTTTTTGATGTTGTCGTGTTGCCATCTCTCGCCCTTATGGAATCCAATTGTTGTGTAGCAGAAGAAGTCTGGAATGTTTTGAAGAAACTACCCTACGAGCACCGATATCGACTATATGGACTATGGAAAAACGACACATTCCAGAGTCACTCGCTGCTCATCCGTCGTAAGGTAGATTGTGTCAAGCGCATTAAGTACATCATGAAGCGTGTGAGCAAGGATAACGTCAAGCCGACTGGCCGAGTACTTGGGAAACTGAGTCATAGCTGTCCTGGCTTTCTTTTTGACTACATCCTCtcccaaattcaaatttaCGACAACCTGATCGGACCTGTTGTGGATTCACTCAAGTACCTGACAAATCTTTCGTACGACGTTCTGGGTTATTGTGTTTTGGAAGCTCTTTCGAATCCGGATAAAGAACGCACTAATCATGATGGAACCACCATTTCAATGTGGTTGACTGCGCTATCAGCGTTCTGTGGTGCAATTTACAAAAAGTACAACATGGACCTCACTGGACTACTTCAATATGTTGCTAATCAGCTGAAGGCACAGAAGAGCTTGGATCTTCTCATTCTTCAGGTACTTTGGCCGACATGTTGttcattgtttcttcttttacaagTATTTTTCAATAGTCAGAAACCATTTAAGGGGTATATTTCTGCTTTGAGTGAAATCATTGTTGCCtttcattaaattttgcaTTTCTATCTAGGAAATGGTGCATAAAATGGGAGGAATTGAAGCGTCTGAGGAAATGACCAAAGAACATATGGAAGCAATGCAAGGTGGTGAGCTGTTAAGAGCAGAAGCAGCTCATTTTGGTCAAGTACGAGTTACAAAGAAGGCCGCTCAGCGTTTAAAGGAAACTTTGCTAGAACATAATCTGGCAATACCACTTTGTCTTCTCATCGCCCAACAGCGCAACTGTGTCGTTTACCGAGAAACACAGAATAACCATCTAAAGGTATTTTGGAATTTGATGTAGTAATTAGATTAATCAGCATATTGtaacctttttaaaaaatttctattttgtaGCTTGTTGGTAAACTTTACGACCAATGCCAAGATACTTTAGTTCAGCTTGGGACATTCTTGGCTCTGAACATGAGTGTCGACGACTATGTTAGACGACTGCCGCAGTTAGGCTCTTTATTATCTGATTATCACATTCATGCTGATGtcgcattttttttggcacgcCCGATGTTTGCCCATTCAATCAATTCCAAATACGATGAGTTGCGGCGGGCTGAAAAGAATTCTAAAAATCTTCTTCCAGCACAAAAGACGCAAAAGTACTTAGAGGTAAGTGTCCGTTTGTCCGAAGACTTCAGACAGATTAAACAATTTTAGCGTGAACTTATTTGTAGGCTGTGCGACTGGTCATGACTCCTATTTGCGAATCGGTCCGGCCCTTGTGCGCTCCTAGAGTGTGGGAAGATCTCTCTCCTCAGTTCTTTGCCACATTTTGGTCGTTGACCGTCTATGACTTGTCGGTGCCCAGCACTGCGTACGAACGTGAAGTGCAACGACTAAAATTGGCGATTCAACAGACAAATGAAAATCGGGACTTACCTGCCagtaaacgaaagaaagagtTGGATCGTTGTACGGCACTTATAGATAAGCttcaggaagaagaaaagaagcaaaaagatCACAATGAACGTATAATGGCTAGAttgacacaagaaaaagatggtTGGTTCCTTTGTCGAGCAGCGAAATTagcaaaaacagaaacaatcaCACAGTTCTTACAACTGTGTCTGTTTCCTCGCTGTGTTTTTACCGCTATCGATGCCTTATTTTGCGCCCGCTTTGTACAGGTATTattgcattttattatttttattttgttgtttacttCATCTATGCATTCTTGGTTTGCAGCTAATGCACAATTTGAAAACGCCCAACTTTTCAACTTTAATTTGCTACGATCGCATATTTTGTGATATCACATATACTGTGACGTCATGCACTGAGAACGAAGCAAATCGTTATGGTCGCTTTTTGTGCGCCATGCTTGAGACTGTAATGCACTGGCATTCAAGCAAGAAGATATTCGACGAAGATTGTGCCAACTATCCAGGCTTTGTCACTAAATTTCGGGTCGGCAACCAGCCTTCAGAAACGAATGATCATGTTGACTTTGAAAATTATCGGCATGTCGTCCACAAGTGGCACCACAAAATTGCCAAAGCACTAGTTGTGTGCCTGGAGTCAAAGGACTATGTACAGATTCGAAATGCGCTGATTGTCTTGATACGTATCTTGCCATTCTTCCCCGTCATAACACCACTTGGATCGGTAAAATAGCCAACATGTTTCACACATGATTGTAGCATAAAATAATATGTGATTTTAAATAGGTAATTGATCGGCATGTTGAATCCGTGCGCAATG is a genomic window containing:
- the LOC130690972 gene encoding THO complex subunit 2-like, which codes for MASLISQDIWKTWETHGHTEFMKLLAGWIGSDSSSLPSIDNKELFRAIYEFFWQAIRGGIKKDLVLSAIGDILGLHGDLASVTLDVLNVIDHETLVTENNDERQRLCSMLKELENWLSDALIKERLEIDTLQDCSLLKTKKIFYTRFIKVKTKLFYKQQKFNLLREESEGYAKLITELNQEIDDTITPLYILQVIQSLIGCFNLDPNRVLDVILESFECRPQLHSRLFVPLIRSYMSDSLTLCEVLGFKFTSYDPSSTPRSLFVITALLLQHGVIRLDDIYRWLTPKDSEIEESAAKELADAKEYARRMNIISVPKEDDKIEELIEERAPYNQKFGLCEALLSIGAWEQASTLLKRHPEFFVTSYRPISNSVCKLVDYVIEPVYRKRCCISPKLPGKPVLAVGVWNFPKTAKEMSELRETAFPMLLSLGPHLYNDPVLLHKLIRLCNTALDDCGLNNSKKVPTEMDSLYFDVLTLFDVVVLPSLALMESNCCVAEEVWNVLKKLPYEHRYRLYGLWKNDTFQSHSLLIRRKVDCVKRIKYIMKRVSKDNVKPTGRVLGKLSHSCPGFLFDYILSQIQIYDNLIGPVVDSLKYLTNLSYDVLGYCVLEALSNPDKERTNHDGTTISMWLTALSAFCGAIYKKYNMDLTGLLQYVANQLKAQKSLDLLILQEMVHKMGGIEASEEMTKEHMEAMQGGELLRAEAAHFGQVRVTKKAAQRLKETLLEHNLAIPLCLLIAQQRNCVVYRETQNNHLKLVGKLYDQCQDTLVQLGTFLALNMSVDDYVRRLPQLGSLLSDYHIHADVAFFLARPMFAHSINSKYDELRRAEKNSKNLLPAQKTQKYLEAVRLVMTPICESVRPLCAPRVWEDLSPQFFATFWSLTVYDLSVPSTAYEREVQRLKLAIQQTNENRDLPASKRKKELDRCTALIDKLQEEEKKQKDHNERIMARLTQEKDGWFLCRAAKLAKTETITQFLQLCLFPRCVFTAIDALFCARFVQLMHNLKTPNFSTLICYDRIFCDITYTVTSCTENEANRYGRFLCAMLETVMHWHSSKKIFDEDCANYPGFVTKFRVGNQPSETNDHVDFENYRHVVHKWHHKIAKALVVCLESKDYVQIRNALIVLIRILPFFPVITPLGSVIDRHVESVRNEQKDKRQDLSAMAISYSGQLKNKKASMIPEYDFHLVNRKPVTKAAPQNAHPPAGTTNTATQPENGVSKHEGVNGVDKTSTNAQDTPSSTQSESQSSTPVTAGMNKEIKKETRETNKVKEKEKDRHKDVVEKREETSDRTREKRTKERKEDKEERPHSGKADREEEWTERDRENYNGSSRKERRNIQETEEERRERKGERKRDRLLEDALMDVKRRKEDEREKARSPRHGNGSPSDGNGDRRVHNRESPLSREASDRSFERSERPERARRSTDSKRR